The proteins below are encoded in one region of Marinobacter sp. F4206:
- the miaA gene encoding tRNA (adenosine(37)-N6)-dimethylallyltransferase MiaA, which yields MTARKIGSEERPPAIFLMGPTASGKTDLAIELCERLPCDIISVDSAMIYRGMDIGTAKPSAEELARAPHRLIDICDPAESYSAADFRRDALAEMEKITAAGRIPLLVGGTMMYFKALQHGMSGLPGADPQLRRALEREAECKGWAALHGELGEKDAVAARLIHPNNRQRLLRALEVIRLTGKPISSFWQAEGSSLPQNQGDGVEDYTYFTQWQADEVTSLPYTVVQLAVAPPERRLLHERIHLRFLNMLEAGFLDEVRALMGRGDLHPDLPSMRCVGYRQAWGYLAGDCDYDTFVSKGVAATRQLAKRQLTWLRKWSGVDWLDSGELDISTTALKKIGLRTTFNSEK from the coding sequence ATGACTGCGCGAAAGATTGGGTCAGAAGAGCGGCCGCCCGCCATCTTTTTGATGGGGCCAACGGCATCGGGAAAGACCGATCTGGCGATTGAGCTGTGTGAGCGTCTGCCCTGCGACATCATCAGCGTCGACTCCGCGATGATATACCGGGGCATGGATATCGGTACGGCCAAACCGTCCGCTGAGGAGCTGGCGCGGGCGCCGCACCGCTTGATCGATATCTGTGACCCGGCCGAGTCATACTCGGCGGCGGATTTTCGGCGGGATGCCCTGGCTGAAATGGAGAAGATCACCGCGGCGGGCCGGATTCCGTTACTGGTGGGCGGCACCATGATGTATTTCAAGGCCCTGCAGCACGGGATGTCCGGGTTACCGGGTGCCGATCCGCAACTGCGCCGGGCGCTGGAGCGGGAGGCTGAGTGCAAGGGCTGGGCAGCACTGCATGGGGAGCTTGGGGAGAAGGACGCCGTTGCGGCCCGCCTGATCCACCCCAACAACCGGCAGCGATTACTGCGGGCACTTGAGGTCATTCGCCTGACCGGCAAGCCTATTTCTTCATTCTGGCAGGCCGAAGGTTCCAGTCTGCCCCAAAATCAAGGGGATGGTGTCGAGGATTACACCTATTTCACCCAATGGCAGGCAGACGAAGTCACTTCGCTTCCGTATACTGTGGTCCAGCTTGCTGTGGCGCCGCCGGAGCGGCGACTGCTTCACGAAAGAATTCATCTGCGCTTTCTGAATATGTTGGAAGCCGGCTTTCTTGATGAAGTGCGGGCTCTGATGGGCAGAGGCGATTTGCACCCGGATCTCCCTTCCATGCGTTGTGTCGGTTATCGTCAGGCCTGGGGTTATCTGGCCGGTGATTGTGACTATGACACATTTGTAAGTAAGGGCGTTGCAGCCACGCGCCAGTTGGCCAAGCGGCAGTTAACATGGTTGCGCAAGTGGTCCGGTGTGGATTGGCTGGACAGCGGGGAGCTAGATATCTCCACGACAGCCTTGAAAAAAATTGGACTTCGCACCACATTTAATTCTGAAAAATGA
- the tsaE gene encoding tRNA (adenosine(37)-N6)-threonylcarbamoyltransferase complex ATPase subunit type 1 TsaE, with protein sequence MTIFGNERRLFLESELETEQLGRELARLVVASGKGLTVFLDGDLGMGKTTLSRGVMRGLGHEGAVKSPTYTLVEPYEHLQPMAYHFDLYRVGDPEELEYMGIRDYFSGQSLCLIEWPERGKGLLPDADLEIHLEREGSGRSVVLRAGSEQGAVLLNQLELIGPGH encoded by the coding sequence ATGACTATTTTCGGAAATGAGCGGCGCCTGTTCCTCGAAAGTGAACTGGAAACCGAGCAACTGGGGCGCGAACTGGCAAGGCTGGTAGTTGCCTCGGGCAAGGGGCTCACGGTTTTTCTCGATGGGGATCTTGGCATGGGTAAGACCACGCTCAGCCGGGGGGTTATGCGGGGACTTGGTCACGAAGGCGCGGTCAAAAGCCCGACGTATACGTTGGTTGAGCCTTACGAGCATCTGCAGCCGATGGCGTATCATTTTGATCTTTATCGAGTGGGCGATCCCGAGGAATTGGAATACATGGGCATTCGGGATTACTTTTCGGGACAGAGTCTCTGCCTGATCGAGTGGCCGGAGCGAGGCAAAGGCCTCCTTCCGGATGCAGACCTTGAAATACACCTTGAGCGCGAGGGCAGCGGTCGCTCGGTGGTTCTCAGGGCCGGTTCGGAGCAGGGAGCAGTCCTGCTGAACCAGTTGGAATTGATCGGGCCCGGCCACTGA
- the orn gene encoding oligoribonuclease codes for MAEGDRLVWIDLEMTGLDPEKERIIEMATIITDSELNVVAEGPVIAVHQSDSLLEAMDEWCTNTHGASGLTKRVKESTIDEAEAEQQTLAFLQQHLESGKSPLCGNSIGQDRRFLVKYMPKLESFFHYRNLDVSTVKELARRWRPDVLAGVKKQGSHLALDDIRDSINELRHYRDTFFKL; via the coding sequence ATGGCAGAAGGTGATCGTTTAGTATGGATAGATCTGGAGATGACCGGCCTCGATCCGGAGAAGGAACGGATCATTGAGATGGCCACCATCATTACCGATTCGGAATTGAATGTCGTGGCGGAAGGGCCGGTCATTGCCGTGCACCAGTCCGATAGCCTGCTGGAGGCGATGGACGAGTGGTGCACGAACACCCATGGTGCCAGCGGTCTGACCAAGCGGGTGAAAGAGAGCACAATCGACGAAGCTGAGGCGGAACAGCAGACGTTGGCATTTCTCCAGCAGCACCTGGAGTCAGGCAAGTCACCGCTGTGTGGCAACAGCATTGGCCAGGATCGCCGATTCCTGGTCAAGTACATGCCAAAGCTGGAGAGCTTCTTTCACTACCGCAATCTGGACGTGTCCACGGTCAAGGAACTGGCCCGGCGCTGGCGCCCGGACGTGCTGGCGGGCGTGAAGAAGCAGGGCAGTCATCTGGCCCTCGACGACATCCGCGACTCCATCAACGAGTTGCGCCACTATCGCGATACCTTCTTCAAGCTTTAG
- a CDS encoding NAD(P)H-hydrate dehydratase — protein MPPSDVSSLPDALFSADAVREIDRYVIDQQGVDGFDLMQRAAYSAFRRLVRQWPDSGPVLVLCGAGNNGGDGYLVAANAARHGIEVRCIAVAPTTKLSGDARKAWQKACKDGVPVLELDELSEAELDDLFSQAGVLVDAMLGTGVSGAPREPFAGLISRCNKAPASVLAIDLPSGLNATTGATEGDVVNADLTVTFIGLKAGLFTGQGAAVCGCVVFESLDTGDGVDLSGQQPLAHRLDWPATRSWLPERPANAHKGRFGHVLVVAGDRGFGGAGLMAAEAAARAGAGLVSLATRPEHVTAALARCPSIMVHGLIHGSELPPLLESATIVVCGPGMGQGAWGQQMLEQVVESGKPRVLDADALNLLSSRVPVPADNHILTPHPGEAARLLNCLVPEVEADRVAAARRLQKTYGGTILLKGAGSVIASDEETVDIVSGSNPGMATGGMGDVLSGMIGALYGQIGDARRAAGLAASVHLAAANLASESKGFIGLVPSDVIDALPAVFRESEVGRVWGREDS, from the coding sequence ATGCCGCCGTCCGATGTGAGCAGTCTACCAGACGCATTGTTTTCCGCCGATGCCGTGCGGGAGATTGATCGCTATGTGATTGATCAGCAGGGTGTGGACGGCTTCGATTTGATGCAGCGAGCTGCCTATTCAGCCTTTCGGCGGCTGGTTCGGCAGTGGCCGGATTCAGGGCCGGTCCTGGTTCTGTGCGGTGCCGGGAATAATGGTGGCGATGGGTATCTGGTGGCGGCCAATGCCGCGCGCCACGGAATTGAGGTCCGATGCATTGCGGTTGCTCCGACCACGAAGCTCTCCGGAGATGCTCGCAAGGCATGGCAGAAGGCCTGTAAAGACGGTGTGCCGGTGCTGGAGCTGGATGAGCTGAGTGAGGCGGAGCTGGATGACCTGTTCAGTCAGGCTGGCGTGCTGGTCGATGCGATGCTGGGTACGGGCGTATCAGGAGCGCCCCGGGAGCCTTTCGCCGGTCTGATTAGCCGGTGCAACAAAGCCCCGGCCTCGGTGCTCGCGATTGATCTGCCTTCCGGGCTCAACGCCACCACCGGCGCAACGGAAGGCGATGTGGTCAACGCTGACCTGACGGTGACTTTCATCGGCCTCAAGGCCGGTCTGTTTACCGGGCAGGGCGCAGCGGTATGCGGCTGTGTGGTGTTTGAGTCCCTCGATACCGGTGACGGCGTTGACCTGAGCGGGCAGCAGCCGCTGGCGCATCGGCTTGACTGGCCGGCAACCCGTTCGTGGCTCCCGGAGCGCCCGGCCAATGCGCATAAAGGCCGGTTTGGCCATGTGCTGGTGGTGGCCGGGGATCGTGGGTTTGGCGGCGCGGGATTGATGGCTGCCGAGGCTGCTGCCCGGGCCGGAGCCGGACTGGTGTCCCTTGCAACGCGTCCGGAACACGTAACGGCGGCTTTGGCCCGCTGCCCGTCGATCATGGTTCACGGCCTGATTCACGGGTCCGAACTGCCGCCCTTGCTGGAGTCAGCAACGATTGTCGTCTGTGGTCCGGGAATGGGGCAGGGAGCCTGGGGGCAGCAGATGCTGGAGCAGGTTGTCGAGAGCGGCAAGCCCAGGGTGCTGGATGCCGATGCCCTCAATCTGCTGTCATCTCGTGTGCCCGTGCCTGCAGATAATCACATACTGACGCCCCATCCGGGAGAGGCGGCCCGGTTGCTAAACTGTCTGGTGCCTGAAGTGGAGGCGGATCGGGTTGCGGCGGCCAGAAGGTTGCAGAAAACCTATGGTGGTACGATTCTCCTGAAAGGGGCCGGGTCGGTGATTGCGTCGGACGAGGAAACCGTTGATATTGTCAGCGGCAGCAATCCAGGCATGGCGACAGGGGGTATGGGCGATGTATTGTCCGGCATGATTGGTGCCCTGTATGGCCAGATCGGTGATGCCCGGCGGGCAGCGGGACTCGCGGCTTCCGTTCATTTAGCTGCCGCCAATTTGGCCTCCGAAAGCAAAGGCTTTATCGGATTGGTGCCCAGTGATGTGATTGACGCTTTGCCAGCGGTGTTCCGCGAGTCGGAAGTGGGCAGAGTATGGGGTCGGGAGGACTCATGA
- the hfq gene encoding RNA chaperone Hfq translates to MSKGHSLQDPYLNALRKERIPVSIFLVNGIKLQGQIESFDQFVILLKNTVSQMVYKHAISTVVPARNVRIPPQAPGGEGESED, encoded by the coding sequence ATGTCAAAAGGGCACTCGTTACAAGACCCTTACCTCAATGCCTTGCGCAAGGAACGCATTCCGGTTTCCATCTTTCTGGTCAATGGCATCAAGCTTCAGGGCCAGATTGAGTCTTTCGACCAATTCGTGATTTTGCTGAAAAACACTGTCAGCCAGATGGTCTACAAGCACGCTATTTCCACCGTGGTACCTGCCCGTAATGTTCGCATTCCGCCGCAGGCCCCGGGAGGAGAGGGTGAGTCTGAAGACTGA
- the queG gene encoding tRNA epoxyqueuosine(34) reductase QueG: MSAAPEHSDTGKDFADLVDRIRDRASELGFADLGITLPDTGQHARYLQRWLDKGYQGEMDYMGYHGDKRYTPRSLVPGTTRVISVRMDYLPTPDNPREALTNRENAYVTRYALGRDYHKLIRKRLATLAAWIDGAVSGYDYRAFVDSAPVLERALAQRAGLGWIGKNNMLIHPRAGSFFFLGEIFTSAPLPVDEPFETDHCGSCSACLDLCPTDAFVGPHELDARRCISYLTIELKGSIPEELRPLMGNRVFGCDDCQLVCPWQKFSKPTAEDDFQPRHRLDNSTLAELFLWTEEQFLKRTEGSAIRRTGYEGWLRNLAVGLGNAPSTIPVIEALKQRADHPSDMVREHVRWALRQHGL, encoded by the coding sequence ATGAGCGCAGCACCTGAGCACTCCGATACCGGAAAGGATTTCGCAGACCTCGTCGATCGCATTCGCGACCGGGCCTCTGAGCTCGGCTTCGCGGATCTGGGCATAACCCTCCCCGACACCGGCCAACACGCCCGGTACCTGCAGCGCTGGCTGGATAAAGGCTACCAGGGCGAAATGGATTATATGGGCTATCACGGCGATAAACGCTACACGCCGCGATCACTGGTTCCCGGGACAACCCGGGTCATTTCCGTGCGAATGGATTACCTGCCCACCCCGGACAACCCCAGAGAAGCGCTTACTAACCGGGAAAACGCCTACGTGACCCGCTACGCACTAGGCCGGGACTACCACAAACTGATTCGCAAACGACTGGCAACACTGGCGGCGTGGATTGATGGAGCCGTCAGCGGCTACGACTACCGTGCGTTCGTGGACAGTGCGCCGGTGCTGGAGCGAGCGCTGGCTCAACGCGCCGGGCTCGGATGGATCGGCAAAAACAACATGCTGATCCACCCCCGGGCCGGCTCGTTTTTCTTTCTGGGAGAGATTTTTACCAGTGCCCCACTGCCCGTGGATGAGCCCTTCGAAACGGACCACTGCGGCAGCTGTTCGGCCTGCCTCGATCTGTGCCCAACCGATGCGTTCGTCGGGCCACACGAACTGGATGCCCGACGGTGCATCAGCTACCTCACCATTGAGCTCAAAGGCAGCATTCCTGAGGAACTGAGACCACTCATGGGCAATCGGGTTTTTGGCTGCGACGACTGCCAACTGGTTTGTCCCTGGCAGAAATTCAGCAAACCTACCGCCGAAGACGATTTCCAGCCGCGCCACAGGCTGGATAACAGCACCCTGGCGGAGCTCTTTCTCTGGACCGAAGAGCAGTTCCTGAAGCGGACGGAGGGGTCGGCGATTCGCCGAACGGGGTATGAAGGGTGGTTAAGGAATCTGGCCGTGGGACTGGGCAACGCCCCCTCAACCATCCCCGTTATCGAAGCCCTGAAGCAGCGTGCGGACCATCCCAGCGACATGGTCCGCGAGCACGTTCGGTGGGCCCTGAGGCAACACGGCCTGTAG
- the mutL gene encoding DNA mismatch repair endonuclease MutL — protein sequence MPHIQLLSPRLANQIAAGEVVERPASVVKELVENALDAGAGRVDVEIEQGGAKLIRVRDDGSGIDEQDLPLALSRHATSKIASLDDLEAVASLGFRGEALASISSVSRLTLTSRTVAQEAASRVEVEGRDMDARISPAAHPVGTTVEVRDLFFNTPARRKFLRTEKTEFNHVEECVRRQALSRFDAGFTLRHNQRVVQSLRPAESSVDKERRIGALCGQQFIDNAVVIDAEATGLRLWGWVALPTFSRSQADLQYFFVNGRVIRDRLVAHAVRQAYRDVLYNNRHPAFVLYLEVDPATVDVNVHPTKHEVRFRDGRLVHDFIFRTLHKALADVRPDDHLRGAVAQSFGRENASVPQPAMASPGATAGAWAGQPAGSYSSEPPAQTSAFGGQYTGQNQPQQEWHASDQMAFYNSLNAGGGVDHGAATASAGMAAVMPTPPTDSDEEPPLGYAIAQLHGIYILAQGRAGLIVVDMHAAHERITYERMKRALAEQDLKSQPLLVPLSVAVSQKEAALAETHGEELQQLGLQVERIGPETLAVRQVPALLRGADTEQLIRDVLADLIEHGQSDRVEAVTHELLGTMACHGSVRANRQLTIPEMNSLLRDMEATERSGQCNHGRPTWTLVTLSELDKLFLRGR from the coding sequence ATGCCCCACATTCAATTGCTCTCGCCACGGCTCGCGAACCAGATCGCCGCCGGCGAGGTGGTGGAGCGTCCTGCGTCGGTCGTTAAAGAACTGGTTGAAAATGCCCTGGACGCCGGTGCTGGCCGGGTCGACGTAGAGATCGAGCAGGGCGGCGCAAAGCTTATTCGGGTCAGGGACGACGGCAGCGGTATCGACGAGCAGGATTTGCCACTGGCGCTCAGTCGCCATGCCACCAGCAAGATCGCCAGCCTTGACGATCTGGAGGCGGTGGCCTCGCTCGGTTTTCGTGGTGAGGCGCTGGCCAGTATCAGCTCGGTTTCCCGCCTGACACTGACGTCGCGGACGGTCGCCCAGGAAGCCGCTTCTCGGGTGGAAGTGGAGGGCCGCGATATGGACGCCCGAATCTCGCCCGCAGCACATCCGGTGGGAACCACCGTGGAAGTGCGCGACCTGTTCTTCAATACACCCGCCCGTCGTAAGTTCCTGCGTACTGAAAAGACTGAATTCAATCATGTGGAAGAGTGTGTCCGCCGCCAGGCTCTCAGCCGTTTTGATGCCGGATTTACCCTGCGTCACAACCAGCGTGTGGTGCAGAGCCTGCGTCCGGCAGAGTCTTCCGTGGATAAAGAGCGCCGAATCGGTGCGCTGTGCGGTCAGCAGTTCATCGACAATGCCGTGGTGATTGATGCCGAGGCCACCGGGCTGCGGTTGTGGGGCTGGGTGGCTTTGCCGACGTTCTCCCGGAGCCAGGCCGATCTGCAGTACTTCTTCGTGAACGGGCGGGTGATCCGCGATCGGCTGGTGGCTCATGCCGTGCGCCAGGCTTACCGGGACGTGCTCTACAACAATCGCCATCCGGCTTTTGTGCTGTATCTGGAGGTTGATCCGGCCACGGTCGATGTGAACGTACATCCGACCAAGCACGAAGTCCGCTTCCGTGATGGCCGGCTGGTGCATGATTTCATTTTCCGGACGCTGCACAAGGCATTGGCCGATGTGCGTCCGGACGATCACTTGCGTGGTGCCGTTGCTCAATCCTTCGGGCGAGAGAATGCGTCCGTACCCCAACCTGCAATGGCCAGCCCGGGAGCGACTGCCGGCGCGTGGGCTGGGCAGCCTGCAGGGTCGTATTCGAGTGAGCCGCCGGCGCAGACGAGCGCTTTCGGCGGTCAGTACACGGGCCAAAACCAGCCTCAGCAGGAGTGGCACGCCAGTGACCAGATGGCGTTCTATAACTCCCTGAATGCCGGGGGCGGTGTCGACCATGGCGCGGCGACGGCATCCGCCGGTATGGCAGCGGTCATGCCAACGCCTCCGACCGACAGTGACGAGGAGCCGCCACTGGGGTACGCCATCGCCCAGCTCCACGGCATCTACATTCTGGCTCAGGGTCGGGCCGGGCTGATTGTGGTGGATATGCACGCGGCCCACGAGCGCATCACCTATGAGCGTATGAAACGGGCGCTGGCGGAGCAGGATCTCAAGAGTCAGCCCCTGCTGGTGCCTCTGTCCGTGGCAGTGAGCCAGAAAGAAGCGGCGTTGGCAGAGACCCACGGGGAGGAATTGCAGCAGCTCGGATTGCAGGTGGAGCGGATCGGGCCCGAGACCCTGGCGGTCAGGCAGGTGCCGGCCTTACTGCGCGGTGCAGACACCGAACAACTGATTCGGGATGTCCTGGCCGACCTGATTGAACATGGCCAGAGTGATCGGGTGGAGGCGGTGACCCACGAGCTTCTGGGAACCATGGCTTGCCATGGCTCCGTGAGAGCCAATCGACAGCTGACCATTCCGGAGATGAACTCCCTGTTGCGGGATATGGAGGCCACCGAGCGCAGCGGTCAATGCAACCACGGCCGTCCTACCTGGACACTGGTGACGCTGTCAGAGCTGGACAAGCTGTTCCTGCGGGGGCGCTGA
- a CDS encoding N-acetylmuramoyl-L-alanine amidase, whose protein sequence is MLSFSLAAQAGTRVEGARIWPAPDHTRLVLDTAGKVAHNVFSLQSPARLVIDLKNTELKANFDKLDLSDSPIRRIRSAPRNGTDLRVVLDLKSDIKPRSFQLEPNEQYGHRLVVDLIDEGGTRLEKATKPTVTQDAGGKRDVIVVIDAGHGGEDPGALGPRGTREKDVVLKMSKTLANLINERPGYTAKLTRTGDYYIGLRDRTLLARKYNADLFVSVHADAFRTPQPKGASVFALSQRGATSETARWLAQSENRSDLTGGVSLDGRDDMLAGVLLDLSMTASINASLGVGSSVLGKLGSVAKLHKSGVEQAAFVVLKSPDIPSILVEAGFISNPQEEKNLSTEWYRSRLASAIMKGIDDYFQKTPPPGTLLAWQKQQRGGSSVSHYRIQRGDTLSGVARRNQTTVSELMQFNDLRDDRVMVGQTIRIPAS, encoded by the coding sequence ATGCTGTCGTTCTCGCTGGCAGCCCAAGCGGGCACCCGCGTAGAGGGTGCGCGCATCTGGCCGGCTCCGGATCACACTCGTCTGGTGCTGGATACGGCCGGCAAGGTGGCACATAACGTTTTTTCATTACAGAGCCCTGCCCGCCTGGTCATTGACCTGAAAAACACCGAGCTGAAAGCCAATTTTGACAAGTTGGACCTGTCAGACAGTCCGATTCGCCGAATCCGCAGCGCACCCCGCAATGGGACTGATCTGCGGGTGGTCCTGGATCTCAAGAGCGATATCAAGCCGCGCAGTTTTCAGCTTGAGCCCAACGAGCAGTATGGTCACCGCCTGGTGGTTGATTTGATCGACGAGGGTGGCACTCGACTGGAAAAGGCGACCAAACCAACAGTGACGCAAGACGCCGGGGGTAAGCGGGATGTCATTGTTGTCATCGACGCCGGTCACGGTGGTGAGGATCCGGGGGCGTTGGGGCCGCGAGGCACTCGCGAGAAGGACGTTGTTTTGAAAATGTCGAAGACACTGGCCAACCTGATTAACGAACGCCCCGGCTACACCGCCAAGCTGACTCGCACCGGGGATTATTATATTGGTTTGCGCGATCGGACCCTGTTGGCTCGCAAGTACAACGCCGATCTGTTCGTGTCGGTGCACGCCGATGCCTTTCGCACCCCACAACCCAAGGGTGCCTCGGTTTTTGCGCTGTCACAGCGGGGCGCCACCAGTGAGACCGCGCGCTGGCTCGCCCAGAGTGAAAACCGTTCGGACCTGACCGGTGGTGTGTCTCTGGATGGTCGCGACGACATGCTGGCCGGGGTGCTGCTTGATCTGTCCATGACCGCGAGCATCAACGCCAGTCTGGGTGTGGGTAGCTCGGTACTTGGCAAGCTGGGCAGCGTAGCCAAGCTGCACAAGTCGGGGGTCGAGCAGGCCGCGTTCGTGGTCCTGAAATCCCCGGATATTCCCTCCATCCTGGTTGAGGCCGGGTTCATCTCCAATCCGCAGGAAGAAAAGAACCTGTCGACCGAGTGGTATCGAAGCCGTCTGGCCAGCGCCATCATGAAAGGCATCGACGATTACTTCCAGAAAACACCACCACCGGGCACGTTGCTGGCGTGGCAGAAGCAGCAGCGGGGCGGCAGTTCCGTCAGTCATTACCGGATACAGCGCGGAGACACGCTCTCCGGCGTTGCCAGAAGGAATCAGACCACCGTCAGCGAGCTTATGCAGTTTAACGACCTGAGGGACGACCGTGTTATGGTAGGGCAAACCATTCGTATTCCCGCATCCTGA
- the hflX gene encoding ribosome rescue GTPase HflX codes for MFERPDVGERAILVHIDFTSQQETEDPDEFRELVTSAGVEPVAVVNGSRKQPSPRLFVGEGKLEEIRDAISANEADVVLFNHALSPSQERNIERDLKCRVLDRTGVILDIFAQRARTHEGKLQVELAQLEHMSTRLVRGWTHLERQKGGIGLRGPGETQLETDRRLLRERIKSIHKRLEKVRRQRNQGRRARKRADIPTVSLVGYTNAGKSTLFNRITTSSVYAADQLFATLDPTLRRLELPDIGPVVMADTVGFIRHLPHKLVEAFRATLEETTQASLLMHVIDCHDSRRDENIEQVEEVLAEIGADEIPVLQVFNKIDLLDNFTPRVERNEDGIPVRAWVSAVTGEGLDGLFDAVVERLAEDVVHYYVLLGPADGKLRALLHEAGSVLSEQHRETGDAVLEVRLQNRDWHQLLSRAGMNEDSVRLDDSHTR; via the coding sequence TTGTTTGAACGTCCAGACGTCGGTGAACGGGCGATTCTCGTTCACATCGATTTCACCTCCCAGCAAGAAACCGAAGATCCCGATGAATTCCGGGAGCTGGTGACCTCCGCGGGCGTAGAGCCGGTGGCAGTGGTTAATGGCTCGCGTAAGCAGCCCAGCCCACGGCTATTCGTGGGAGAGGGCAAGTTGGAAGAGATCCGTGACGCCATCAGCGCGAATGAGGCAGACGTGGTGTTGTTCAACCACGCCCTGAGCCCGAGCCAGGAGCGCAATATCGAGCGGGACCTGAAATGTCGGGTGCTCGACCGAACCGGTGTGATTCTCGATATTTTCGCCCAGCGAGCCCGCACTCACGAAGGTAAACTCCAGGTTGAGCTCGCCCAGCTTGAGCATATGTCAACGCGACTGGTACGCGGCTGGACACACCTGGAGCGTCAGAAAGGCGGTATTGGTCTGCGGGGGCCGGGTGAGACGCAGCTGGAGACAGACCGGCGACTGCTGCGGGAGCGGATCAAGTCCATCCACAAGCGTCTGGAAAAGGTGCGTCGCCAGCGGAATCAGGGGCGTCGGGCGAGAAAACGCGCTGACATTCCGACGGTTTCGCTGGTTGGTTACACCAACGCCGGCAAGTCGACCCTGTTCAACCGAATTACCACTTCCAGCGTATATGCAGCAGATCAGTTGTTTGCAACGCTCGATCCGACCCTGCGGCGACTGGAACTTCCGGATATCGGCCCGGTCGTAATGGCCGACACCGTGGGCTTTATTCGTCACCTGCCTCATAAGCTGGTTGAGGCGTTTCGGGCAACGCTGGAAGAAACAACGCAAGCATCGCTGCTGATGCACGTTATCGACTGCCATGATAGTCGCCGCGATGAGAATATCGAGCAGGTTGAAGAGGTGCTGGCCGAAATCGGTGCGGATGAAATCCCCGTGCTTCAGGTTTTTAACAAGATTGATTTGCTTGATAATTTTACCCCCCGGGTTGAGCGTAATGAAGACGGTATCCCGGTGCGAGCCTGGGTTTCCGCAGTCACGGGTGAGGGGCTGGATGGTCTGTTCGACGCCGTCGTAGAGCGTCTGGCCGAAGATGTTGTGCATTATTACGTGTTGCTTGGGCCGGCTGATGGCAAGCTGCGGGCCTTACTTCACGAAGCGGGATCTGTACTGAGCGAGCAGCACCGGGAAACCGGCGATGCCGTCCTTGAAGTGCGATTGCAGAACCGGGACTGGCATCAGTTACTGAGCCGTGCCGGAATGAACGAAGATTCAGTCCGTCTCGATGACAGCCACACCCGATAG
- the rsgA gene encoding small ribosomal subunit biogenesis GTPase RsgA — protein sequence MAKRRLNKQQQFRIKKIQEERAARAARKEKAVQQQAEAGELGQEQEGLVIAHYGQQLDVEALEGEHSGEVVRCFVRANIDSLVTGDKVVWRSGKNETGVIVARCDRQNLLQRPDNFGALKPVAANIDHIILVIASEPEPHDNLIDRYLVASEITDIPAVILLNKTDLITDRNRDQIDALLGRYEALGYQVVRTSAAESGDRPSPEVEALVKNQTSVFVGQSGVGKSSIIQTLIPDEAIRVGAVSESTGKGVHTTTTAKLFHLPIGGDLIDSPGIREFGLWHMTPQEIEYGFREIRDEIGHCKFRNCRHMGDPGCAIDAAAAEGRISPARLKSFHRILQDMSEQQARGLKLD from the coding sequence ATGGCAAAACGGCGACTGAACAAACAGCAGCAATTCCGAATCAAGAAAATCCAGGAAGAGCGAGCGGCCCGCGCAGCCCGGAAGGAAAAAGCCGTTCAGCAACAGGCCGAGGCCGGTGAGCTGGGCCAGGAACAGGAAGGGCTCGTCATTGCCCACTACGGACAGCAACTGGACGTGGAAGCCCTTGAAGGAGAGCACTCCGGCGAAGTGGTTCGCTGCTTTGTCCGCGCCAACATCGACAGCCTGGTGACCGGCGACAAGGTGGTCTGGCGCTCCGGCAAGAATGAAACGGGCGTGATCGTTGCCCGCTGCGACCGGCAGAACCTGCTGCAACGCCCCGACAATTTCGGCGCGCTCAAACCGGTGGCGGCCAACATAGACCACATCATCCTGGTGATCGCGTCCGAGCCCGAACCCCACGACAACCTGATCGACCGCTACCTGGTCGCGTCCGAAATCACCGACATTCCGGCGGTGATCCTGCTCAACAAGACCGACCTGATTACCGACCGGAACCGGGACCAGATCGATGCCCTGCTGGGGCGGTATGAGGCATTGGGCTATCAGGTTGTCCGAACCTCGGCGGCGGAATCCGGCGATCGCCCCTCGCCGGAAGTCGAGGCCCTCGTGAAAAACCAGACCAGCGTCTTCGTCGGCCAGTCCGGGGTTGGCAAATCGTCGATCATTCAGACCCTGATACCGGATGAGGCGATCCGGGTCGGGGCGGTTTCGGAAAGTACCGGCAAGGGCGTACACACCACCACCACCGCCAAGCTGTTCCACCTGCCCATTGGCGGGGATTTGATCGACTCACCGGGCATTCGGGAATTTGGCCTCTGGCACATGACGCCTCAGGAGATTGAGTACGGGTTTCGTGAAATCCGGGACGAAATCGGTCACTGCAAGTTCCGGAACTGCCGGCATATGGGCGACCCCGGCTGCGCCATTGATGCGGCGGCGGCGGAAGGCCGGATCAGTCCGGCACGCCTCAAAAGCTTCCACCGCATCCTTCAGGATATGAGCGAGCAGCAGGCGCGCGGCCTCAAACTGGACTGA